A single window of Colletes latitarsis isolate SP2378_abdomen chromosome 6, iyColLati1, whole genome shotgun sequence DNA harbors:
- the LOC143342297 gene encoding ribosome assembly protein METTL17, mitochondrial isoform X1: MTMKLTFMAHRQMRWYSTKEKMKVADNINELLLNNELKHRNHPGIIKPRQVQQPPWLLNVIKIVLTDERISEKSIYASGQKLALHLYGRQAPLENRDIQSKLAKIQAFIEEETKETIEEEEDLLNNPKTKQLLKQMVYNWVPIQYDKYTCLSYLIGRSMPEYSVLYKIFNEINTGDSNFVPKSLLDYGSGIGTVMWVASQFWFKSIKEYYCIDASADMNDLSEYLIKKATPQVLPQHIYYRQFLPASPTPTYDIVVSAYSLLELPNQKSRLEVILKLWQKTENYLIFVELGTKAGFKIVNEARDFILSYSKNTSNVHVFSPCPHDLACPAYMDDSTCKFKIIYQTLPIFKKSAYKNEWYSYVVLKKGERLKDACEWPRIVKPVLRRSKHVICRMCTTSGKLREEIFTTWKNGLNTYRCARSSEWGDRLPFKIEEAECTKETK; the protein is encoded by the exons gaaaaaatgaaagtcGCAGATAATATAAATGAATTATTGTTAAACAATGAACTCAAACACAGAAATCATCCAGGTATAATAAAGCCTAGACAAGTGCAGCAACCTCCTTGGTTATTAAATGTAATTAAAATAGTTTTAACAG ATGAAAGAATATCAGAGAAGTCAATTTATGCAAGTGGACAAAAATTGGCATTGCATCTGTATGGTCGTCAAGCTCCATTAGAAAATAGAGATATTCAATCAAAATTAGCCAAAATTCAAGCATTCATTGAAGAAGAGACAAAAGAAACAattgaagaagaagaagatctATTGAACAATCCAAAGACCAAACAGCTTTTAAAACAAATGGTTTATAATTGGGTACCAATTCAGTATGACAAATATACATGTTTATCATATTTAATTGGCAGAAGCATGCCTGAGTATAGTGTActgtataaaatttttaatgaaattaacaCTGGGGATTCAAATTTTGTACCTAAATCATTGCTCGATTATGGTTCTGGTATTGGGACAGTTATGTG GGTAGCATCTCAATTTTGGTTTAAGTCCATTAAAGAATATTATTGTATCGATGCTTCTGCGGATATGAATGATTTGTCCGAGTATCTTATAAAAAAAGCTACGCCACAAGTTCTTCCACAACACATTTATTATCGACAATTTTTACCTGCATCACCAACT CCGACTTATGATATTGTAGTAAGTGCATATTCGTTATTAGAATTACCAAATCAAAAATCTCGTCTTGAAGTAATTCTAAAACTTTGGCAAAaaactgaaaattatttaatttttgtggAACTAGGTACAAAGGCAGGATTTAAA ATAGTAAACGAAGCTCGAGATTTCATACTTAGTTACAGCAAGAATACATCCAATGTGCATGTGTTTTCACCT TGCCCACACGACCTAGCATGTCCTGCATATATGGATGACAGTACttgcaaatttaaaattatttatcagaCATTACCTATCTTTAAAAAGTCTGCATACAAAAACGAATGGTATTCGTACGTGGTATTAAAGAAAG GTGAACGTCTAAAAGATGCCTGTGAATGGCCACGAATTGTCAAACCAGTATTGAGACGTTCTAAACACGTTATATGTCGCATGTGCACGACTTCAGGCAAACTACGAGAGGAAATTTTTACTACATGGAAAAATGGACT aaatacATATCGTTGCGCAAGATCGAGCGAATGGGGCGATCGTTTACCTTTTAAAATAGAGGAGGCAGAATGCACCAAAGAAACGAAATAA
- the LOC143342297 gene encoding ribosome assembly protein METTL17, mitochondrial isoform X2, which yields MTMKLTFMAHRQMRWYSTKEKMKVADNINELLLNNELKHRNHPGIIKPRQVQQPPWLLNVIKIVLTDERISEKSIYASGQKLALHLYGRQAPLENRDIQSKLAKIQAFIEEETKETIEEEEDLLNNPKTKQLLKQMVYNWVPIQYDKYTCLSYLIGRSMPEYSVLYKIFNEINTGDSNFVPKSLLDYGSGIGTVMWVASQFWFKSIKEYYCIDASADMNDLSEYLIKKATPQVLPQHIYYRQFLPASPTPTYDIVVSAYSLLELPNQKSRLEVILKLWQKTENYLIFVELGTKAGFKIVNEARDFILSYSKNTSNVHVFSPHVLHIWMTVLANLKLFIRHYLSLKSLHTKTNGIRTWY from the exons gaaaaaatgaaagtcGCAGATAATATAAATGAATTATTGTTAAACAATGAACTCAAACACAGAAATCATCCAGGTATAATAAAGCCTAGACAAGTGCAGCAACCTCCTTGGTTATTAAATGTAATTAAAATAGTTTTAACAG ATGAAAGAATATCAGAGAAGTCAATTTATGCAAGTGGACAAAAATTGGCATTGCATCTGTATGGTCGTCAAGCTCCATTAGAAAATAGAGATATTCAATCAAAATTAGCCAAAATTCAAGCATTCATTGAAGAAGAGACAAAAGAAACAattgaagaagaagaagatctATTGAACAATCCAAAGACCAAACAGCTTTTAAAACAAATGGTTTATAATTGGGTACCAATTCAGTATGACAAATATACATGTTTATCATATTTAATTGGCAGAAGCATGCCTGAGTATAGTGTActgtataaaatttttaatgaaattaacaCTGGGGATTCAAATTTTGTACCTAAATCATTGCTCGATTATGGTTCTGGTATTGGGACAGTTATGTG GGTAGCATCTCAATTTTGGTTTAAGTCCATTAAAGAATATTATTGTATCGATGCTTCTGCGGATATGAATGATTTGTCCGAGTATCTTATAAAAAAAGCTACGCCACAAGTTCTTCCACAACACATTTATTATCGACAATTTTTACCTGCATCACCAACT CCGACTTATGATATTGTAGTAAGTGCATATTCGTTATTAGAATTACCAAATCAAAAATCTCGTCTTGAAGTAATTCTAAAACTTTGGCAAAaaactgaaaattatttaatttttgtggAACTAGGTACAAAGGCAGGATTTAAA ATAGTAAACGAAGCTCGAGATTTCATACTTAGTTACAGCAAGAATACATCCAATGTGCATGTGTTTTCACCT CATGTCCTGCATATATGGATGACAGTACttgcaaatttaaaattatttatcagaCATTACCTATCTTTAAAAAGTCTGCATACAAAAACGAATGGTATTCGTACGTGGTATTAA